In Euphorbia lathyris chromosome 2, ddEupLath1.1, whole genome shotgun sequence, the sequence TGACTGGTAAATTGAGTTTGGCTAATTGCATGAAATTCATAAAATAAACAAtatgaataaaataaacataataCTCTAAGGTAATGATACTACACATTTACGAgataatcataatatataatttaataaaaatagaagCTTGTTTGAATACGTCACAGTGATATTCCATTACGATAGAAATAGGCCGTGGACATAGCTGAATTAATTTAAAATCTGGAAAAGTTGGACGAGAAATTACATTTTAAGAAACTGGTAAGAGATAGAAGTTTTAAAGGACTGAGAGAAATAAGTTTGGGAAAATACTCGTATTTAGAGGAGTTGACTTGAggtattttagtataaattaTGAAAACTGTAAAGGTTAAAATGTGTGAACAAAAGTAATGAAAAATAGAGCCATTTTCAAAACTTAAGATTTATGTACTCTGTACTGTTtaagaatataaaaatattaaggtTGCATTATCTAATGTTTATAGTTCGGGTGTTACATGTGAGATCGAAGCGAAACATGGATCGTGTGTTATAATAGGCGACCAGGCCAAGGGACGCTGTCGGAATCGTCCGGTTAAATCGGACAACAGTGAATCACTTTCTATCCCGAAAAAGAACCGCTCCAACCTCTGAAAACGGTGTGACATGTCTATTGAATGGTTGGTAGCATATCTAAAAAAGGTAAAGTTAAACAAATTAGgaaaaatgaaggaaaataggaaaatgataaaaaaagttAATATTTTAAGTTAGGTAATATATTAAAACTGACAGATATCATATTTACTGTACTAAATTGTATTTATTCATAGAAACTGAAGTTCTTAAAAACCTGTCCAGTGAAGAGCATTTGAAGTTCTGAACAACAATGGCTTCTTCCTCAAAGAACAACAATGGGTGCTTGATGTTTAAAGCAGATCAGAAACcacattttttcaaatttattctCAAGGATTCAGAACAGCGTGAAAAGACGGTTAGCcttctattcttcttcttcttcttctttaatcaCTGTATGTTgtaattaatcatattatttgATCAACAAATTAGGCCATTCCaagaagatttgtgaaaaattatgGCCGCTATCTTTCAAGTCCCCTAATCCTAAATGTCCCTTCCGGTCAAAAATGGAAGATTGATCTTGTGAAATCTAAGGGAGTTGTTTGGATGCAAAATGGATGGAAAGAATTTACAGATCATTTCTCAGCTAGATATGGATATTTTCTTGTATTTGAATTCGATAGATCTGTATCTGAATTCAATGTCATCATCTGTGACAATAGTGCTACAGAGATAGATTATCCTTGTAGTTTGAGCAGTAAGGGAGATAAGTCTGATGAACAAATTAAAGAGAGCAGTAACGCAGCTAAGTCTGATGAACAAATCAAAGAGAGCAGTAACGGAGATAAGTCTGGTGAACAAATTAAAGAGCCAACTATTGTAATCGACGATGAACCAGAAACTGAAATCTTGGCACCAAAACCTGGTCCTGATGAACAACTGCAAAAGTTGCAGCCAATGGTGGACCCAAATGATGAAGCTAAACAAGGTATGTTTATGTTTGTGGTTATTTACGTTTTATATCCAATTAGTGATTTTGCTTTTGTTTGTAGGAAGGAGATTTATTAGGAACACAGCactcacaaaggaagaaaaaggTAAGGTTGTTGAAAGAGCAATCGCTAATTTCAAATCTGATAATCCCTCATTCTGGATTGTGATGCAACCATCTTATGTTCATAACACCAATGTCTTGGTAAGTTTTTAATTGTCCAAATTTCAACAGATCTGAAAATCAACATTTAATCAATCTAATCTGTGTATAAATTGAACAGCCTGGAATACCATTAAACTTTGCGAGGCAATATTTGAAGGACAGTGGTGATGCTGTCCTCAATAATTTGGATGGGAAAAGTTGGCCAATTGAATTCTATTCTTCATTGAACTCTGGATCAGAAATAATGAGAATTAAGAATGCTGGTTGGAGGGAATTTGTCAAAGGAAATGATATAAATGTTGGTGATGTCATTATATTTGAACTTCTCCTTCAATCTTGCAAGGACGACAAGACTGTTTTCAGAGTTTCCATGACCAAATATTCCCATATTCGAAAATTGTCTGGTCAGTAGCAAAATTCAATTCAGAAGTTGTTTGAATTCATTCTGTGCATTTCAATTCAATTAATTTACTGTTGAGTTTCAGGTGATAGAAATAGCTGGAAAGCAAAAGAAATTTCCAGCAAACAACCTAAACGCCTCAGAGTTGAAAGGTTATGCGCTGAAAAGCATAAGAAGATTAAGGTGCAGAATTCTGTGACCAACGCAGATAGTCCTAAAACACAAGTTGAAGGTATATATGAATGTGATACcacaaattttaattttctattcCTTAATGATTTCGTTGTTCCATTATTACTAAAGGAGGGAAGAACATGAATGAAGGCTCAAgcaagaaaaaggggaaaaggGGTAGACCAAGACTCAATTTGAACAGTGGAACTGAAAACCCTGCTTTCGATGTTGTTATGCAGCCAATGAATTTCATTGACAGGGATAAATACTATCTGGTAATTAGACAATCTTAAAATTCCATATGAAATTGAAATTTTGGTTTATCTATGGACTTGATGAGTGAAACTCAAATTTGTGCAGCGTCTACCCCTCAATTTTGTGAAGGACATAGAGGAAGGAAATCATAAAGTGAGATTACTAGTTGATAACAAATTGTGGTGTATGAAGCTGAATAGATATCCACAATTGGGCATAATTGGCGAAGGATGGGTTGATTTTGCAAGGCAAAATTCACTCAAAGTCGGGGATACATGCACCTTTGAACTGATTGATAGGGAAATCTTGCTAATACAAGTCTACATATCCAGGGGTTGATGTGTCTACTGTctagtaaattagtttaatgtTCAATTCTATGACACAGATAATTAAGGTCAATTGTGACCAATTAGCTTAATGTTCAATTCTAGGAGACAGATAATTATGGTCAATTCTGACTAATTAGCTTAATGTTCAATTCTAAGACAGATAATTATGGTCAATTGTGACTAATTAGCTTAATGTTCAATTCTAAGACACAGATAATTATGGTCAATTGTGACTAATTAGCTTAATGTTCAATTCTAGGACATAGATAATTATATATGGTCAATCGTGACTAATTAGCTTAATGTTCAATTCTATAACACAGCTAATTGAGGTCAACTCTGACTTTTCTAATCTTTTAGTTTGTGTTggtccaaaataaataaattttattttcatgtatatagaaaacttatatttaattttagggtatagtttccaatttttataaataaaaataagaagaataaataataaaaaaaaatatgctaACCtctagctcggcgagctggaagTCAGCTCGACGAGCTAGAGGTCAGTCCTCGTCCAGAGCCCGTTTTCGGTCCACTGACTTCTCCAAATGCACCCGGACACAACCACGAGCTAACCTATGAAGCCTAGTCTATCCCCACACCTATGCCTAAGCTTTAAAAGTCTCTCTAACTACAAGGTAGTgaggtgatgtggcatggatgTGGAGGGAAGTTAGGAATAAGTTGGTGGTGGTTaatggaagttgaggaagttagtgaggtggcaagttagtggtcaaaattagagagaaaaataagggttagttgaTGTTTAATTACtcaaaatgctataaatagaccctTCATTCTTCATAATTAAGCACTCACTCAACACAAcaaaaaccatttcttaaagGTTCTTTCCAATGCTCTCCTTTTAAGTTCTTAATTCTTCGGTTCTTcctttttgttcttcatttttcttagctttAATTCCTTCTTTTAGCTTGCCTTTAGCCTTAATTCAAGTTCTAATAGTCTCCtttcaagttttttcaattcaatttagcattcctaagctTCAAGTTTGCAATTCATTagctttttaaattaattttttcagattcgtccagttattttcaaagTCCAATTTCATTTATTTAGAAGATGTTTTTGCCTTCAATCCCTTCTACAAATTTGTTTCTGACTTCCTGAAattaaatttggaatttttattcaCTCAATTCCGTGTCCAGAAGCTCTATTTACAAGTCAATCTTTACACCTCAAATTCTTTAAACATTCCGTTTCCagtttttccagattcgtccagtgaTTTTCTAGGCCTATTTTCGTCTGTTTAAAGTTCATTTCAGTCTTCGATCCCTTCTAAACATATGTTCTTGACATCCTGAAGTTATatttagccttttgattcacttgATTCCGTATTCGTAAGCACTCATACGGTTCCCCCGAAGTTGCAGGTCAAATCTGCCCCATTGTTACCTACCATAAGTCAGAAATTGGCAAGATCAATTCCGCTCATGCCAATGAACCGCGGTGTTCCGAGAACCTCGaaccgacaccaaaattcaacgtccagccgagatagctattgttgctccgagtttgtcgttgaattccaaattattattattattatttacatttcaattccttgtatttgatttgcttttccaattcaattgaattagctatatgtttagtatagaaaattttcaattataattaatttcattttttcttatGCTTACTTTGAACACATGTATTTAAACCTTGatttatatcaataaaataccaatttttctaaaatctcgtgtcaatttcgcactttaatttcctttattttttcgtctttaatttacccgcattagcttaaataaaaataatttatgtcgtaaagtttctataacggcgcgagagacccaagaTGGACTTTTTCAATCATTGCGTCCCTCGCCAGTCGCTtcgtttagatttcaagttttggcgcgcaaattccataaacttaaccgtctttaataattgagaaataatcttcTATGGCACGTCCGAAcactaaccacacgtgacaaggttgaaaattagcgttactcgcaaaatatcgctaccAATTTTTGGCACGTCTAGTGGGACCTTTTTTTTAGCTACCAAAATTTGTGTTTATACCCATTTTTTACGTTCTTAATTTTTTCCACACTCATTATCCCACTTCcactttaccaaaatttattagctaacgctaacaatttttggcacgcctaGTGGGACATTTTATTTAAGCTTTCTCAAAAATTTCAATTCCCCTTTTCCCTATAAACacggttttttttttcacacTCAGCTTTTCAGTTTAGCTTATTATTATTCCATGCTCTTAGTTTATGCAATTTTATCtatttgctttatttactttatttccaTGATAAATTTGGTAAATGTCAATAGGTGCAAAGCAATCGAACCATGACGAGGACATCATATGAAGATGCAAGGGATGCTACGCTACCGGTGTATTTTGGTAGTTTCAATCGAGATCGACATTTTACAATAAGTGCAACCGGATTATGGGTCCATTGGTACACCGTCTTTACATGCTACAATGATGACTATATTCAGTTCATTCATAGTGATGAGCATAATATTGACTACAAGTGTTGTGCTTATGTTCAAACTACGTCATTCTATGATGATCGATATGGTTGCTATGTCGAGCAAGTCCAGGAGTCCCATAAGAATCCATATGGTCCTGATTATGTTTAAGTATGGGAGCATCTACGGATGAGTAATCCTCATTACCGAAATAGTTATATTTGTAATTATATGGATGAAAACCTCCATTTTCATCATCCTTGTCGGCAATCTTGCTTTGAAAAAAGTACGGTCATGGCTCCAATCGAGCATAAGACATATGAAAATATTGTGTGCTCTAATATGAGTTATGACCAAAATTCTTTCAAGGATTCCAGTCGTGTGGCAGAGGTGGAAGCAGTCCaagttgttgaggatgatggagaAATCGAATCATTATTTATGGATGAGAGCCAATCAAAGGACGATGAATATCAACAAAGAATGGACCAACTCGAGAAACATGCGGCTAACGTAGAGGCTTCTTTAAGAGCCTGCATCGAAAGCTAATGGGGGGCAATCCAAAAGGGAGAATTTCATCACAATACGAAGTTAGAGGCATCTCCCACACACCGAACTCCTCCAAAAACAAAGATGCCTAATGATGAGACGACAATAGAAAGTCAAGAGCATGGAGACGATCCCTACGACTATGACTCTGAGTCCATACAAGAGGATGATAATGCTCCCAATGATCTTGATTCGAGAGGCATCCATGAAGCACGtatagaaattcaagaagatgaagaagatattTCTGGGAGCTACGTTTCAAAATCCAGCGAAGATGATGATGTCGTGTCTAGTGATCTTGATTCGGGGGCAGTAAAGAGGAAGCAATTCAGcaagaacccactctagaagtaTTGCCCATAGATGCAAATGCCCCAAAGTCAGTAGAATTTCCAGGGAGTCTTGACGTGAACAAGAAGACAGTTGTACAAGCCCAGGAAGAGGAGGAAAATATATCTCATAACCTCAATTCGGATTTTAGTCAGGAGGGTGACGACCCATCAAGCACTTCTAACTCGGATGGAATCCACAAAGGACCTGTAGAAATTCAAGAACATGAGGAAGACGTTTCTTGGAGCTATGATTCAGAATCTAGTCAAAAGGATGAGGTATCCAACCCGAGGGGCATCCAACTGGAAGAGGTGCAAGAATTTATTCTAAAAGAATCTCTCATTCTTGTGAAGTCTTCAAAATCAAAAGATTTTATGAAAAGTTGTGATATCGAAGAAGAAGCGGCTTCAGAAACTCAGGAAAATAAGGAAGATATTTTCTACGACTATAATTCGCAACTCTGTCAAGATGAAGAAAACTTTTATGATCATGGTTTGGGGGGCAGTCAAGATCAAGAGATTAATCGAGAATCCACCCCAGAAATACCTCAAATGATTCTTCCAACAACTTATGTTTTTCCAGAGCCTATGATCACTATGAAGTTTGTTAACTCAAACAGCGGACCAAGTTTGCAGACCACGATTCTTCTTTTCGCTAGTCTACTTTACTTTCCTACCATCCGGACAAATCACGAGGTTTCTACTTCTTAACCTTGTTTATTTATGTAGACTCTAGTTTACAATTATACTTTATTATGCGGAAAGAAAGTCATAAAAATAAGATCATCGACATGGAAACTGGCATCCCTCTTGTAGAAATATTATTGGGCATCTTATTATATGAGACTATAACATGATTTTGTACTTACAACATAGCCCATAAGACTATTCGTGGACAAAATAAGTTAGCATTTCTGTcggcaaaaaaaaaagagagaaaagagaaaaatattccaattttcaaaataaattatttttgtacGTGTTTTCATTCGGTTCATATTTTCTATTTTCGTTTTTGCATCTCTTTAGTTGTTCGCTTTGTAAATAGGTTAATTAACTAGCAAATATATTGTTATTTTTGCGTTcataaaaaatcatatatataataaaaaattcacACGCCGTGTTACTAATCATACATGATgtgtaagaaaaaaaatcagaaaacaaaACCAATTTTGAAGGCGGATACGAGTACTTTCGTTATTTATTCCTTAACAAGGACAACCTTCAATTCTAGGTACAAGTTCATAATCTTCAAATCCTAGTTTCTCAAATTCAGTTCAAAAGATCAATCAAATTCATATCTTCCAATAATTTTTTCTCCAATTCTATTCTATATAATTGCCATCTGATGATTCAAATATCTTAGTTTAAGTCTAATACATGATTCCTAATCATTGATTTTGATTCATTTTACTCATCTCATAATCTGCCATTgtcatcttcttcatttgctTCAAGCTCTAGCTCACAAACCGGAACACTCAATTATTATCCTTTTCTAAATCGTATTTACAATCGATTAGTTGATTCCAATTAAATAAAATACCCAGAACCAAGATTTTGGAAATTATTGatctcaaaatcataatttccatcAAACAATTGTTCTGGTTagcctttttttttcaaaattgattTCGGCCGCCATAAGCCACATTTTCCTTCAAAACCAATCTCAATCTATTCGTTGATATCCAAATTATAACTCTCAACTTTTATTTCACTTAAAAATATTTTCTATAACCCCAATTTTCTCACCCAAAATCACCTCATTGTCATTTGATTTGTCTTACATCAAATAACTTGTGTATTTTTTTCAATTGATTGGCAAAATTGCATTTGAGCCCTTCAAATTTTTAAAATGATTCCAACACGTCCAATTTCAACATCCAATCCAACAAAGTCCAATCTGGTTATTCTAGAAGTCCATTTAGCTTGGATAAACATTATCCACTCAATTGAAGCCAATTTTggtcaaattaattttcatcatgATTATAGCTTCAAGTAATTTTTTATTAACCTGAAATCGTTCAAACTCCAAATTACGAGCCATTCTCTTGTTACAAACCATTTTCAGAAGCAATCCCTGATTCTAAAGTATCAATTATCTCAGAACCAAGCTTGTGGTATTTATTTGATCTCAAATCAACTTTAATcccatcaaacaactgttctgAACAACTATTTCCTTAAATTTATTCTGACCACTAAAACCATTCATCGGTCACGAGGTCAAAtgtgttattatttatttattttgcacaATTATCTCGATTAATTCCGTCGTACATATTACTTTGTTTTGTTCGCTTAAATTACGTTTTCAAGTTGTAATTTTCCTACTTTATT encodes:
- the LOC136219759 gene encoding B3 domain-containing transcription factor VRN1-like isoform X1; the encoded protein is MASSSKNNNGCLMFKADQKPHFFKFILKDSEQREKTAIPRRFVKNYGRYLSSPLILNVPSGQKWKIDLVKSKGVVWMQNGWKEFTDHFSARYGYFLVFEFDRSVSEFNVIICDNSATEIDYPCSLSSKGDKSDEQIKESSNAAKSDEQIKESSNGDKSGEQIKEPTIVIDDEPETEILAPKPGPDEQLQKLQPMVDPNDEAKQGRRFIRNTALTKEEKGKVVERAIANFKSDNPSFWIVMQPSYVHNTNVLPGIPLNFARQYLKDSGDAVLNNLDGKSWPIEFYSSLNSGSEIMRIKNAGWREFVKGNDINVGDVIIFELLLQSCKDDKTVFRVSMTKYSHIRKLSGDRNSWKAKEISSKQPKRLRVERLCAEKHKKIKVQNSVTNADSPKTQVEGGKNMNEGSSKKKGKRGRPRLNLNSGTENPAFDVVMQPMNFIDRDKYYLRLPLNFVKDIEEGNHKVRLLVDNKLWCMKLNRYPQLGIIGEGWVDFARQNSLKVGDTCTFELIDREILLIQVYISRG
- the LOC136219759 gene encoding B3 domain-containing transcription factor VRN1-like isoform X2, translated to MASSSKNNNGCLMFKADQKPHFFKFILKDSEQREKTAIPRRFVKNYGRYLSSPLILNVPSGQKWKIDLVKSKGVVWMQNGWKEFTDHFSARYGYFLVFEFDRSVSEFNVIICDNSATEIDYPCSLSSKGDKSDEQIKESSNAAKSDEQIKESSNGDKSGEQIKEPTIVIDDEPETEILAPKPGPDEQLQKLQPMVDPNDEAKQGRRFIRNTALTKEEKGKVVERAIANFKSDNPSFWIVMQPSYVHNTNVLPGIPLNFARQYLKDSGDAVLNNLDGKSWPIEFYSSLNSGSEIMRIKNAGWREFVKGNDINVGDVIIFELLLQSCKDDKTVFRVSMTKYSHIRKLSGDRNSWKAKEISSKQPKRLRVERLCAEKHKKIKVQNSVTNADSPKTQVEGSSKKKGKRGRPRLNLNSGTENPAFDVVMQPMNFIDRDKYYLRLPLNFVKDIEEGNHKVRLLVDNKLWCMKLNRYPQLGIIGEGWVDFARQNSLKVGDTCTFELIDREILLIQVYISRG